The genomic DNA CCGCGGCGGAATGGCTGGCCGACAACTTCCACGTGGTGGACGAGCAGTTGCGGGAAATCCGCAATCATTTGCCGCCGTCCTACTATCGCGATCTCCCCAAGCTCGCATCCGGCCCTTTCGCCCGCTATCCGCGCGTGTACGCCATGGTTTGCGGTTACATCGAACATACCGACAGCCGCCTCGAGGCCGCCTTGCTGTCCCGCTATATCCGGGCCTACCAGAGGGGAACCGAACTGACCATCGGCGAGCTTTGGGCGGTTGCGATCACCTTGCGGGTGGCCCTGATCGAGAACTTGCGCCGCATGGCGGATATGGTGGTGGGCGGACGCGAGGCGCGGCTTCGCGCCGATCGCGTCGCCGATGCGCTCTTGGGGTTGCGCGGCCAGGACGGGACCGCCCCCGAGGCTAAGCCCGGGGACTGGGAGGATTTCGCCGAGTCGCCGTACTTCTCCGCTTTCGCGGTGCAGCTGTTCCAGCGGGTGCAGGATCAAGCTCCCGCGCAAGCCCGCCCCCTGGAATGGCTGGACGGGGAGCTAGCGCGCCGCGGCATTTCGGCCCAGGAGATCATCCGGCAGGAGCATCAGGCCCAGGCCGCCCTCAACGTTTCGGTGAGAAATATCATCACCAGCATGCGCCTGGTGTTGGAACTGGACTGGAAGGCTTTCTTCGAAGACGCCAGTTCCGTGGAAGCCATCCTGCATGCCTCGCCGCTCTATTCCGATCTGGATTTCCCGTCGCGGGATCTGTATCGGCACGCCATCGAGGATCTGGCGCGCGGATCCGGCCGATCGGAAACGGAGGTGGCGCAAAGGGCGGTGCGGGCCGCCGGGGAGCGCGTGCCCGGGGCCACCGGCGAAGTGGGCTTCGTCCTGTTCGGCGAAGGGCGCCTCGCCTTCGAAGGCGACCTGGGATATCGCACCGGTTCCCGGGAAGCCTTCGCGCGCATCCTGCGCGCCCACGGGAAATGGATCTACCCTGGAGCGGTACTGGCGGTCACCGCCCTGTTCGCCTGGTACGGCCTGGAATCCCTTTCCGGCAGCGGACTGGGATGGGCCCCGTTGCTGCTCCTCGGCATCCTGGGCTCGGCCCCGCTTTCCGAAGGCGCCCTGGCATTGGTCAACCGGTTCCTCATCAGCTTCCTGCCACCGCGAATCCTGCCCAAGCTCGATTTCGGGAACGGCATCCCTTCCGCATGCCGCACCTTGGTGGCGGTACCCGCCTTTCTCCGGGACCCGGAGGAGATCCGCGACTTGCTGGAGAGACTCGAAGTGCATTACCTGGCCAATTCCGATGGCGATATCCGTTTCGCGTTGCTGACGGATTGGATCGATGCCGCATCCGAATCCATGGCCGGGGACGAAGCCTTGCTGGAATGCGCGCGCGAAGGCATGGCCGATTTGAACGAGCGCTATGGCGCCCTTCCCGATGGCGGCTCCCGCTTCCTCCTGCTGCACCGGAAGCGGACGTGGAACGAGCGCGAGGGGAAATGGATGGGGTGGGAGCGGAAGCGGGGTAAACTGAAGGAGCTGAACCGCATCCTGCGGGGCGCCCGGGATACGACCTATCTGGCCCCGGCGGGCGGGGAAGGGGCGATTCCCCGGGACGTCAAGTTCGTCATCACCTTGGACATGGACACGCGGCTTCCCAAAGGCGGCGCCGCCAGGCTGGCGGGTTGCCTGGCGCATCCCTTGAACCGTCCCCGCTTCGACGCGCGTTCGGGGCGCGTCACCGGCGGTTACGGGATCCTGCAACCCCGGGTGGTTCCCAGCCTTCCCGAAGATCGCGAGCGCACCTTCTTCCATTGGGTGACCGCGGGGCCGTGCGGCATCGATCCTTATGCCGCCGCCGTCTCGGACGTATACCAGGATCTGCTCGGCGAAGGGTCCTACGCGGGCAAGGGCATCTACGACGTGGACGCCTTCGAAGACGCGCTGCGCGACCGCATCCCCGACAATACCCTGCTGTCCCATGATTTGTTCGAAGGCATCTTCGCCCGCTCCGGCCTTTTGAGCGATGTGGAAGTGTTGGAAGAATTCCCTTCGCATTACGGGGCATTCGCCGCCCGGGAACATCGCTGGGCGCGGGGGGACTGGCAATTGCTTCCCTGGATCCTGGGCCTGCGCGGCAAGGGGCTCCCGTTCCTGGGCCGCTGGAAGATGCTGGATAATTTGCGGCGCTCCCTGGTGCCCCCGTGCGCCTTCCTCTCCCTGGCCCTGGGCTGGATTTTCGCCGCCCAAGCGCCGGGGGCCTGGACCGCCCTGGTGCTGGTAGCCCTGTGCCTTCCTTATCTGGTCTCCGCTTCCGAAGCCGCCGCCCCGCCCCGCGCCGGCACCGCTTACGCCCGTTACTTGCGCGATACGGGAGAGCTGCTCTTGCAAGGCCTGGCCCATTACCTTTTCAATCTGGTGGTTTTGGCGCATCAGGCCTGGCTGCTCGGAGATGCCATGCTGCGATCCCTCTGGCGCATGGCGATCGGACGCCGCAGCCTGCTGGAGTGGGTGACGGCGGCGCAAGCCGCGACCCAACGGGAGAAAGGCCTGTGGGGAGCCTACCGGAACATGCTGGCCGCGGCCATCTTGCCCGTGGGGTTGGCCGCCGGCCTGGCCGCCCTGGGCCGCAACGAAAGCCTGCGGCTCGCGGCCCCGTGGATAGCCTTGTGGATGGCCTCCCCGGCCCTGGCCATGATGGCGGGAGCCCCGAAACGTTCCCGCGCCGACGACATGCTCACCTCCGGGGAAAGGCTGGCCCTGCGTGAGACGGCGCTTAAGACTTGGCGTTTCTTCCGGGAGTTCATCCGCCCCGAGGATCATTTCCTTCCCCCGGACAATTTCCAGGAGGATCCCAAACCGGTGGTGGCCCATCGTACTTCGCCCACCAATATGGGCTTGGGACTGCTCTCCATCGCCACCGCGCGGGATATGGGGTGGATCGGGCTAAAGGAGGCCGCCGGGAGGTTGGAGGCGATGCTGGCTTCCATGGGGAAACTCGCGCGTTACCGGGGCCATTTCTTCAACTGGTATTCCACGACGGATCTGCGGCCCCTGGAGCCACGCTACATCTCTACGGTGGATAGCGGGAACCTGGCCGGGCATCTGCTGACCTTGGCTCGCGCCTGCCGCGAATACATGGAGTCGGAAATCCTCGCCCCTTCCCTGGAAGAAGGATTGGCCGATCTCATCCATCTGGTGCGGGACGCGGCCCAGGCCCTGCCGCGGGACTTGCGCGTGCAAGCCTTCGGGAAACGGCACATGATCGAGGCCCTGGAGGCCTTGGAGGGCGTTCTGCTGCCGGTTCCGGCGGATGCGGGCGAATGGTCGGCGCGGGTGCGCGAATGGGAGGCCCTCGCCGATACCGTGGTCGACGTGGCGCGCACGCTGGCGCTCGAGCAGAAGGAGCCGGGAACCATCGAGCTGCAGTCGCGCGCCGAACTGATGCGAAGCTCCCTGGAAGGCCTGTCCGGGGACGTGAAGGCTCTCTTCCCATGGGCGGGGTCCGGGCTCACCCTGGAAGCCTTATGCGACCTGCCGATCCCCGCCACCCATCGGCTCTTGCATGGACGCTTGACCTTGGCCGAATTGGAACAGGGCTGCCTGGCCGCCGCCGCGGAAGTACGCCAAGTCCCGTCCCTGGGATCGGACACCGGCGCGTCGACCCCTTTGGCCCAGGGACAGGCGGCCACTTTCGCCGCCGCCTTGGTGGATGCCGCCACGGCCGCGCGTTCCCTGATGGATCGTTTCGCGGGCCTGGCCGCGGCGGCCGAACGTCTGGCGTTGGGCATGGATTTCCGTTTCCTGATCGATCCGCAACGCAAATTGTTCGCGATCGGTTTCCGCGTCCGGGAGGAAGCGCTCGATCCGTCTTTTTACGACTTGCTCGCCTCGGAAGCGCGCCTTACCAGTTTCCTTGCGGTGGCGAAAGGGGACGCGCCGCCCTCGCATTGGTTCCGGTTGGGACGTACGCTTACGCCGGTGGGCAGCGGGGCCACCCTGCTTTCCTGGTCGGGTTCCATGTTCGAATACCTGATGCCGCAGCTGGTGATGCGATCGCCGCCCGGCAGCCTTATCGACTCGGCCTGTCGCAGCGCGGTGAAGCGGCAGATCGAATACGGGCGCGAGCTCGGCATCCCCTGGGGCGTTTCCGAAGCAGCCTATAACATCCGCGATCTGGAAATGACCTACCAGTATTCCTCCTTCGGCGTACCGGGCTTGGGCCTGAAACGGGGGCTCTCCGAGGATCGGGTGATAGCGCCTTATGCGACCGGGCTGGCGGCCATGGTCGCCCCCAGGGCGGCGGCCGCGAACCTGGAGAGCCTGCGCGCGGCGGGGGCCGAGGGACGCTACGGCTTCTATGAGGCCATTGATTATACCCAGGCCCGTCTGCAAGAGGGCGAGCGCGCCACCGTGGTGCGCGCCTACTTCGCGCATCATCAGGGGATGATGCTGGTGGCCCTGGGGGACGTGCTGCTGGGCGGACGCATGCAAGAGCGTTTCCATTCCCTGCCCATCGTGCGCGCGGTCGATCCCCTCCTCCAGGAACGCCTGCCCAAGGGCGTCACCGTATCCCTGCCCAATGCCTGGGAGGCATCCTACCCGGCCCGCGTAGAAGCGTCCATCGAACCGGTTCTGCACAGGTTCACCACGCCGCATGAGCTGGTCCCGCGCACCCATCTGCTGTCCAACGGGAATTATTCCGTGCTCATGACCGTTGCGGGATCCGGCTTCAGCCGCTGGCAAGCCTTGGCGGTGACGCGATGGCGCGAGGATGCCGTACTCGACGATTACGGCCAGTACTTCTATCTCCGGGACGGCGAAAGCGGCGCGACCTGGTCCGCGGGCTATCAGCCATTGGCATCGGATCCGGACCTCTACGAGGCCGTCTTCGCCGAGGACAAGATAGAGATCGAAAGGCGCGACGAATCCCTGATCACGCGCATGGAGGTCGTCATCTCCCCCGAGGACGATGCCGAGGTGAGGCGCATCACAATCGAGAATAAAGGGAGTCGTGATCGCGAAATCGAGATCACCTCCTATTGCGAAATCGCCTTGGCTCCGCAGGAAGCGGACATCGCCCATCCCGCCTTTTCCAATTTGTTCGTGCAAACCGAATTCCTCCCCGCACTATCGGCCTTGCTGGCGACGCGACGGCCGCGCTCGGCGTCGGAGAAGCCGATCTGGGCGGCCCACGTTTGCGGGGTGGAAGGGGAGGTGGCGGGCGGATTACAGTACGAAACCGATCGGGCCCGCTTCCTGGGCCGCGGACGCACGGTCCGCGATCCGGTTTCCGTCGCCGACGGTAAACCCTTGTCGAATACGGCCGGCGCCGTACTCGATCCCGTTTTCAGCCTTAGACGGCGCGTGCGGGTTCCGGAAGGGGGACAGGTCCGTCTGGTGTTCGCCACCTTTATCAGCGGCACCCGTGAACATGCCCTGGCCCTGGCGGACAAGTATCGCGAAGCTTCCACTTTCGAGCGGGTCGCGACCCTGGCCTGGACCCAGGCCCAGGTCCAATTGCGCCACCTCGGCGTGGGCCCGGACGAGGCGCGCTTGTACCAGCGCTTGGCCAACCGGCTGTTCTATCCGGACCCGGCGCTCCGTCCCTCTCCGGATCTGCTGGCGTTGAACCATAAGGGGCAGGACGCGCTGTGGCCCTACGGCATCTCCGGGG from Fibrobacterota bacterium includes the following:
- a CDS encoding phosphorylase, giving the protein MAEVAATLTETAPSGHFPIRGEIFSAEHLEEYAARLAEAHGKARPGRRGVPLLRQVDQNGAALRAVYNSISRMVRADRSITPAAEWLADNFHVVDEQLREIRNHLPPSYYRDLPKLASGPFARYPRVYAMVCGYIEHTDSRLEAALLSRYIRAYQRGTELTIGELWAVAITLRVALIENLRRMADMVVGGREARLRADRVADALLGLRGQDGTAPEAKPGDWEDFAESPYFSAFAVQLFQRVQDQAPAQARPLEWLDGELARRGISAQEIIRQEHQAQAALNVSVRNIITSMRLVLELDWKAFFEDASSVEAILHASPLYSDLDFPSRDLYRHAIEDLARGSGRSETEVAQRAVRAAGERVPGATGEVGFVLFGEGRLAFEGDLGYRTGSREAFARILRAHGKWIYPGAVLAVTALFAWYGLESLSGSGLGWAPLLLLGILGSAPLSEGALALVNRFLISFLPPRILPKLDFGNGIPSACRTLVAVPAFLRDPEEIRDLLERLEVHYLANSDGDIRFALLTDWIDAASESMAGDEALLECAREGMADLNERYGALPDGGSRFLLLHRKRTWNEREGKWMGWERKRGKLKELNRILRGARDTTYLAPAGGEGAIPRDVKFVITLDMDTRLPKGGAARLAGCLAHPLNRPRFDARSGRVTGGYGILQPRVVPSLPEDRERTFFHWVTAGPCGIDPYAAAVSDVYQDLLGEGSYAGKGIYDVDAFEDALRDRIPDNTLLSHDLFEGIFARSGLLSDVEVLEEFPSHYGAFAAREHRWARGDWQLLPWILGLRGKGLPFLGRWKMLDNLRRSLVPPCAFLSLALGWIFAAQAPGAWTALVLVALCLPYLVSASEAAAPPRAGTAYARYLRDTGELLLQGLAHYLFNLVVLAHQAWLLGDAMLRSLWRMAIGRRSLLEWVTAAQAATQREKGLWGAYRNMLAAAILPVGLAAGLAALGRNESLRLAAPWIALWMASPALAMMAGAPKRSRADDMLTSGERLALRETALKTWRFFREFIRPEDHFLPPDNFQEDPKPVVAHRTSPTNMGLGLLSIATARDMGWIGLKEAAGRLEAMLASMGKLARYRGHFFNWYSTTDLRPLEPRYISTVDSGNLAGHLLTLARACREYMESEILAPSLEEGLADLIHLVRDAAQALPRDLRVQAFGKRHMIEALEALEGVLLPVPADAGEWSARVREWEALADTVVDVARTLALEQKEPGTIELQSRAELMRSSLEGLSGDVKALFPWAGSGLTLEALCDLPIPATHRLLHGRLTLAELEQGCLAAAAEVRQVPSLGSDTGASTPLAQGQAATFAAALVDAATAARSLMDRFAGLAAAAERLALGMDFRFLIDPQRKLFAIGFRVREEALDPSFYDLLASEARLTSFLAVAKGDAPPSHWFRLGRTLTPVGSGATLLSWSGSMFEYLMPQLVMRSPPGSLIDSACRSAVKRQIEYGRELGIPWGVSEAAYNIRDLEMTYQYSSFGVPGLGLKRGLSEDRVIAPYATGLAAMVAPRAAAANLESLRAAGAEGRYGFYEAIDYTQARLQEGERATVVRAYFAHHQGMMLVALGDVLLGGRMQERFHSLPIVRAVDPLLQERLPKGVTVSLPNAWEASYPARVEASIEPVLHRFTTPHELVPRTHLLSNGNYSVLMTVAGSGFSRWQALAVTRWREDAVLDDYGQYFYLRDGESGATWSAGYQPLASDPDLYEAVFAEDKIEIERRDESLITRMEVVISPEDDAEVRRITIENKGSRDREIEITSYCEIALAPQEADIAHPAFSNLFVQTEFLPALSALLATRRPRSASEKPIWAAHVCGVEGEVAGGLQYETDRARFLGRGRTVRDPVSVADGKPLSNTAGAVLDPVFSLRRRVRVPEGGQVRLVFATFISGTREHALALADKYREASTFERVATLAWTQAQVQLRHLGVGPDEARLYQRLANRLFYPDPALRPSPDLLALNHKGQDALWPYGISGDLPIIFAAFDEAGDRNLARDLLKAHAYFEMKRLDVDLVLLNENPSESYFQPQQNELEGLLRMRRGGGEGMRGGVFLLRRDRIPAEDRLLIQACSRVVLSARRGSLSDQVMRMRRVPVPAAPPHRRREASAQPVVPPPRPYLEFFNGLGGFTPDGKEYQIILGEGQWTPAPWINVIANPHFGFIASEAGSGYTWCGNSRERKLTPWSDDPVSDSPGEAMYVRDRESGEVWTPTALPVRLAGRPYVAVHGQGYTRYMHASQGIRLELTQWVPESDPVKISRLVLENVSPKTRQLDVTAYVEWVLAPVRGMATQHIVTRRDPATGALTARNAWIAEFAEPVAFADLQGRQSSFTCDRAEFLGRNGSRAQPLALQRVEPLSNRSGAGLDPCAALQVLIELPPGGKAQIVFTLGQADSDEAAAALIKKYRDIDHEKNLADTRQRWDSLLGGVQVKTPDRSLDLLLNRWLPYQVIACRLWARTAFYQAGGAFGFRDQLQDVMAMCVLAPEMAHEQILRASGRQFRAGDVQHWWHPPSGRGVRTHFSDDRLWLPYAVLHYLEATGDAAILEAQAPWLDGPEVPEGREDAYFQPTQSEDTDSLYEHCARALERSMGLGAHGLPLMGSGDWNDGMNRVGQDGKGESGWLAWFLIPNLKGFADLAEARGDERGRIWREHAERVRGAMETAGWDGDWYRRGYFDDGSPLGSSQSQECRIDSIAQSWAVLSGAADPARARQAMFSVEEYLVRQAEGLVLLFTPPFDKAPQDPGYIKGYLPGVRENGGQYTHAALWVVAAFAALGEGDKAAELLSLLNPVNHAATRAGVYRYKVEPYVAAADVYAVAPHVGRGGWTWYTGSAGWMYRVGLEWLLGFRVQGDRLRIVPCPPRDWRRYGMRYRRGGSIWDISVSNPEGDGRFMVACEIDGVKREPPFDAIDVPDDGKAHVVRIVLGKGNSERYMDSSSTRPATTLS